Within Marinomonas mediterranea MMB-1, the genomic segment TATATCCGCAACGGGCACGCACCTCGTTGCCCCGATTGCTAAATACCTAGGGGTTGAGCATGCCTTAGGCGTCGATATTGAATATCGAGATGGCATCATTACGGGCGAAATCGTGGGTACTCCGACTTTTAGAGAAGGTAAAGTGACGCGCGCTATTCAGTGGGCAAACGAACATGGTTATGAAATGAAAGAGACCTACTTTTACAGTGATTCTCATAATGACCTGCCTTTGCTTGAGAATGCGTTATACCCCATAGCCGTTGACCCTGATCCTATCTTGACTGAAACTGCAAAACAGAAAGGCTGGGAAATTATCAGCCTGCGTTAACGTGCTTATTTGTCTCTAAGACAATGTGCGAGTAGTTTAAGATTAGAGTTCGCGCAGGTAGCGAACTCTAATCCATACATCCTTCCCTGATTGCCTTTATCGGAAAATAGTTGCACGAGTTTTCCGCTCTCTAACTCCTCTTTAACTAAACACGTCGGACACAGTGCGACACCTTGAGCCGCTAACGTTGCACTTTTAAGTAAATGGAAGTCTTCATATACAAGGTCGGGTCGTACTGCATTGTGAAGATCGAACTGTGCGAACCAATTTTGCCAAGCGTCAATTGAGTTATCGTGCAATAACGTGACATCGACTAAATCGTTAGGTGACCGTATTTGGTTTATCTCTGTAAAAAGAGGGCTACATACTGGAATAGTCTCGCCATCCAAAATGGGAAAAAGATGATTGCTTGTTCGGTAATCTTGGTCATAGCTGCGTATAAGGAGTTGCGTATCGCTCAACGTTTCAGGCGCGGATGTGAGGTAGTTTATGGATAGCCGAATTTGAGGATATTGAGGTCGAAAGTGCAGTAGTTTGGGAAGTAACCAGACGTCTAGCAAAGAAGGTTGAACATATAAGCTTAAGTCTTCTTGAGTGTTCTTTAGCTCTGATAAAGCGTCCCCGATGTCTTTGAAGGGGAGAACCAAGCGGTTTGCCAGCCTTTCTCCCACAGGCGTTGGCTTGAGTTGCCTGCCTTGTTTGGTCAGTAATGGTCGGCCTATTTGCGTTTCTAGGCGTTTAAGTTGATGGCTGACCGCGGATTCTGTGAGTGACAGCTCATCAGCCGTTCGTCGCAAACTGCCAAGTTTGACGGCAAGTTGGAAGGTATACAGTGCGTTGTAAGGTATGGTCATAAACTCAAGTTTTTGTCATCTATTCCTTAAAATATATCCATTTTTTTCAGTAATTTCATCGCTTAATCTAAAAGAAGTCATAGGTCATTGCGTTAGAACGTAATGTTAGAGAGTAATTGGGGAGAACACGATGTCGAATGTTGAAGCGGCCTATCGGGCAGGCAAAGGGTCAAAACTGGAAATTGATACCCAGTTTTATGAGCGATTAAAGCAAGGTAATTGTCAGCGTACTCTGGTTGAAACGGTTCACATTCCACTTCGTTCTGGAAGGGCTTGGGAAGTACCTGCGGGGCATGTATTTCGTGTGAAGGTTCCAAATGGACCACAAGTAGGCGATTTTAATATGTGGAATCGCCACGACCCCAGAGAACGTATGTGGGCATCTCGTACTCGCCAGCTTCAACGTGCGCACGTCAGCATTCACGATAGAATTTGGTCAACACTGCCGTTTTTACGCCCTATGGTCACCATTATTGACGACACACTAGCGGATTACGGGGAAGACGCAGAAGGCGGGCGAGTGCATGATTTATTAGGTACTCGCTGTGACCCTTATGTGAATCACCTGCTGACGGGAGATGATTTT encodes:
- a CDS encoding HAD family hydrolase — protein: MALAFFDLDNTLVAGDTAQAFSEYIVESDAPTPEDFLQINHAYMDDYDNGTLDLAQYMRYTLAPLTQLSEADVNNLIQRFIEDVVADMTLDKAKALLERHKQEGDEVVIISATGTHLVAPIAKYLGVEHALGVDIEYRDGIITGEIVGTPTFREGKVTRAIQWANEHGYEMKETYFYSDSHNDLPLLENALYPIAVDPDPILTETAKQKGWEIISLR
- a CDS encoding LysR family transcriptional regulator, translating into MTIPYNALYTFQLAVKLGSLRRTADELSLTESAVSHQLKRLETQIGRPLLTKQGRQLKPTPVGERLANRLVLPFKDIGDALSELKNTQEDLSLYVQPSLLDVWLLPKLLHFRPQYPQIRLSINYLTSAPETLSDTQLLIRSYDQDYRTSNHLFPILDGETIPVCSPLFTEINQIRSPNDLVDVTLLHDNSIDAWQNWFAQFDLHNAVRPDLVYEDFHLLKSATLAAQGVALCPTCLVKEELESGKLVQLFSDKGNQGRMYGLEFATCANSNLKLLAHCLRDK
- a CDS encoding urea carboxylase-associated family protein; amino-acid sequence: MSNVEAAYRAGKGSKLEIDTQFYERLKQGNCQRTLVETVHIPLRSGRAWEVPAGHVFRVKVPNGPQVGDFNMWNRHDPRERMWASRTRQLQRAHVSIHDRIWSTLPFLRPMVTIIDDTLADYGEDAEGGRVHDLLGTRCDPYVNHLLTGDDFDFHCHSNLVRAVVPFGLTEFDVHDVLNIFQCTGLNNEDKYFMKACPAQKGDYLEFFAEIDLLCALSCCPGGDLSVDLWGPDAKDPLSTCHPLEVEIYKLEDVVLADWQPPQSPNYKGRHGMNMPDIDWSAKKRELND